ctgaatgacacacaatctaagcagctgtttgcaggggaatttgtctcatttggaaagtttttttcattctatgaaacaaacagactgattttcaactaatttgtgtatcaagttaccatcctatgacattcacaaacaatttgtacatgatacatgacctgtgtgtttctcggagcacagaaaaaatgctgaaaacaagacccagaagctagtgctctgtacagcagtttgaatttcccgcatttgcatagattagccataatcctctttatatagggcagttctgtctttaaaGTTTGTGCAATATTCATCAATATTGTACAGATTATCTTTAATATTATCAGTGATTCAAatggttgtcatagttacacTGCAAGGTACATTTTCTGTCAATGTTTTGGATCTCAGTCAGTTTACACAGGTTAGTACAGTATCCATACAGTCTTTGTCATGATGCTATGCAAACGCTTTGATACAatggttgccatagttacaCTGCAAAGTACATCATCTGTCAATGTTTTGGATCTTAGTCAGTTTTACACAGGGtagtacactatatatatacacactgtcTGTCATATTATTACTGCACAAACACTTTGATGCAgtggttgccatagttacatCATCTCTCAGTGTGGATCTCAGTCAGTTTACACAGGGTAGTACAGTATCTATACACACTGTCTTTGTCATGTTATTACTGTACAAAACCTTTGATGCAatggttgccatagttacactgtaatgtacatCATTTGTCAATGGTGTGGATCTCAGTCAGTTTACAGAGGTTAGTACAGTATCTATACACACTAGCTTGTCATTGTTGTGTTAttactgtacaaacactttGATGCAGCAGTTGTCCCTGTCAGTGACAACAATCCTGCAAGGTACATCATCTGTCAATGCTATACCATAGGGATGATTCAACCCATCCTCATCACTATCAATACGACACACAAACTGACCAGTGATGTCAAACTTCTGTACTCTATGCACATcacttacatacacatatgtatcaTTCTCAATGGCCACCCCTCTTGGGGAATTCAGCTGACCATTCcctttaccatggcaaccaaaacTAAACAAATATTTGCCATCTGGTGTAAACACCTGGATGTTATGATTTTCACCATCTACTACAAATACCCTTCCCTTACTGTCAATTGCCAAGTGTCTGGGGCAACTGAATTGACCCTTACCTTTACCCTTTGACCCAAATGACCCAATATACTTGCCATACTGTGTGTACATCCTCATACAATTCCCAGCCCAGTCTGTGACATAAACTTTACCATCTACAGGACTGATAGCTACACCATAGGGATCTTCCAGTTCATTTTGTCCAAAGCATCTGATGACATTTCCATTCTCACTACTAACTactatttgtttatttccctcATCTAcactatagtatatattatcatTTGATACAGCAATGTCACATGGTTTATACTTATTCTTAAATTGTGTAAATGTCAAGATTTTCTTAAATCTTCCATCTCTGGTTGTTACTTGTAATCTGTTGTTCCACCTGTCTGCTGTGAcaatgtctctgtctctgttaaTAGCAACACCCCAAGGACTATTGTACTCTCCTTCCCCACTTCCTTGACTGCCAATTGTCTTGACCAACCCTTTGATGACAGGAATGATGACAGGACTACCTGGTATTTCTTGATCTcctattgtcatggtaacttgATATTTACCATCCATCTGTCCAAGCACTGTCACTCTGTGAGTACCATCTCTGTTATCTGTTACTTTGATGTCTTCCCATGATCCACTCGGTTTCTTGACCTTGGCTTTGACTTCTTGACTGGGTAcgacttgttttcctttagaaTCTCTGGTTGTGATTAGTAGGTTTGCAGAGTCACCTTTCAGGAGTTGTTTAGGAATGTTCTCAACTGTACATTGTGGTATACAGACATCCTGTGTTATAATCAGTTTTCCAAGAATTTCCTGTTCAACAAGATCAGTAGTGGGACAAAATAATTTCA
Above is a genomic segment from Glandiceps talaboti chromosome 20, keGlaTala1.1, whole genome shotgun sequence containing:
- the LOC144450445 gene encoding tripartite motif-containing protein 2-like; this translates as MAVSVESKILDEVGEEFLCCTICLEQFKDPKILPCLHTFCESCLETLYKKKGSLECPSCRNVYPLPIGGVSKLTSNFFMNNLIEIYHRLLESSKGGPIQCDGCEENTATHRCVECQDHLCRSCMKVHKKLSATKSHQLLTIEEYRTTELTRPIVLQTECCSIHPKNEIEFYCETCQVSVCTACTIVNHRIPEHSHRDLKDVADEYHKQLKDMVDKLKVKEQEAEKSKTLAKQTHTRLKDKWKEEDKTLRKTAEETINKMEKEEKRLVDELNRDYGMKIKSAAVDIDELELKHGNIKSTCGYIETLMHHGNAVQLLSTKKEATDRIQHLITMETKPLPQEGMKLFCPTTDLVEQEILGKLIITQDVCIPQCTVENIPKQLLKGDSANLLITTRDSKGKQVVPSQEVKAKVKKPSGSWEDIKVTDNRDGTHRVTVLGQMDGKYQVTMTIGDQEIPGSPVIIPVIKGLVKTIGSQGSGEGEYNSPWGVAINRDRDIVTADRWNNRLQVTTRDGRFKKILTFTQFKNKYKPCDIAVSNDNIYYSVDEGNKQIVVSSENGNVIRCFGQNELEDPYGVAISPVDGKVYVTDWAGNCMRMYTQYGKYIGSFGSKGKGKGQFSCPRHLAIDSKGRVFVVDGENHNIQVFTPDGKYLFSFGCHGKGNGQLNSPRGVAIENDTYVYVSDVHRVQKFDITGQFVCRIDSDEDGLNHPYGIALTDDVPCRIVVTDRDNCCIKVFVQ